A window of Mucilaginibacter sp. PAMC 26640 contains these coding sequences:
- a CDS encoding acyl carrier protein, with protein sequence MTRDEILSELKTVISPYTTDKEKLAQINDDTDLIKDLKINSANLVDIIIDAEAKYDIEIDYDSADKMVNVGNCLDVISEKLAEKQ encoded by the coding sequence ATGACAAGAGACGAGATTTTAAGTGAATTGAAGACGGTTATTTCGCCGTATACCACCGATAAAGAAAAATTGGCACAGATCAATGATGATACAGACCTGATCAAAGATCTGAAGATCAATTCGGCCAACCTTGTTGATATTATTATTGATGCTGAAGCCAAGTACGATATTGAAATTGATTACGACTCTGCCGATAAAATGGTAAACGTAGGCAATTGCCTTGATGTGATCAGCGAAAAGCTAGCCGAAAAGCAATGA
- a CDS encoding type I pullulanase → MRVLKFYGSIFLLMLGATAFKPAEAIDPVYKGTDLGVTYSPGKTTFKVWAPEAAAVKLRLYANGLGGEALQAIDLKKQADGVWATSVVQDLKNRYYTFQVMQGNKWLLEVPDMYAKAVGVNGKRGMVVNLSDTNPVGWTADKKPALKNFTDIVLYETHVRDISVDANSGIQHKGKFLGLAEVGTKSPDGLSTGLSHIKELGATHVHLLPSFDFATVDETKPLNGQYNWGYDPQNYNVPEGSYATDAYNGNVRIREFKEMMKAMHANGLRVVLDVVYNHTNDTEHSVFNQFAPGYFYRQTASGQYSNGTGCGNETASEKPMMRKFMIESVLYWAKEYHLDGFRFDLMGVHDIATMNALSDALHQYDPTIFIYGEGWTAGDSVLPDSLRATKAHTAQLHQIAAFGDDMRDGLKGGFSDVKSKGFVSAQPGTAESAKFGIAGAIQHPQINYQAVNYSKAPWAAQPGQAISYASCHDDNTLFDRLKIANPDATEAQLIKMDQLANTAVLTAQGVAFLHSGAEFLRTKKGVANSYNSPDSINQIDWHRKAQYKQVYNYYKGLVALRKSHPAFRMPTAQMIQKHLNFEKTTEEGLIAYTLTDNANGDKWRNILVVLNGAAAARPLSLPPGNWTLVANGNQVNLAGLSKAKQNITVPATTAYIFYQQ, encoded by the coding sequence ATGAGGGTACTTAAGTTTTACGGATCGATATTTTTATTAATGCTAGGCGCTACAGCCTTTAAGCCGGCTGAAGCGATTGATCCCGTTTATAAAGGCACCGATTTGGGCGTTACCTATTCGCCGGGCAAAACAACTTTTAAAGTCTGGGCACCGGAAGCGGCCGCTGTTAAGCTGCGTTTATATGCAAATGGCCTGGGCGGAGAAGCGCTGCAAGCCATCGATCTGAAAAAACAGGCCGACGGCGTTTGGGCAACCAGTGTGGTGCAAGATCTTAAGAACCGATACTATACTTTCCAGGTAATGCAGGGCAACAAATGGCTGCTGGAAGTCCCTGATATGTACGCCAAAGCCGTGGGCGTTAATGGCAAACGCGGTATGGTGGTCAACCTTTCGGACACCAATCCGGTTGGCTGGACTGCGGATAAAAAACCTGCGCTGAAGAATTTTACCGATATCGTTTTATACGAAACCCATGTGCGCGATATTTCTGTGGATGCCAATTCGGGAATTCAACATAAAGGGAAGTTTCTCGGCCTGGCAGAAGTGGGCACCAAAAGCCCGGATGGTTTATCTACCGGGCTTAGCCACATAAAAGAATTAGGCGCAACCCATGTACACCTGTTGCCATCGTTTGATTTCGCTACGGTTGACGAAACCAAGCCATTAAACGGGCAATATAACTGGGGTTACGATCCGCAGAATTATAACGTGCCCGAGGGGAGCTATGCAACGGATGCTTACAACGGCAACGTGCGCATCCGCGAGTTTAAGGAAATGATGAAAGCGATGCATGCTAACGGCCTGCGGGTGGTATTGGATGTGGTTTATAACCATACTAATGATACCGAACATTCAGTTTTTAACCAGTTTGCACCAGGCTATTTTTACAGGCAGACAGCATCTGGCCAGTATTCAAACGGAACAGGCTGCGGTAACGAAACCGCGTCTGAAAAACCGATGATGCGCAAATTCATGATTGAATCTGTTTTGTACTGGGCCAAAGAATATCATTTAGATGGTTTCCGGTTTGATCTGATGGGCGTGCATGATATCGCCACTATGAATGCACTGAGCGATGCCCTGCACCAATATGACCCAACAATCTTCATCTACGGTGAAGGCTGGACGGCTGGCGACAGCGTTCTCCCGGATAGTCTCCGTGCCACCAAGGCCCATACCGCGCAGCTGCACCAGATTGCAGCCTTCGGCGATGATATGCGCGATGGACTGAAAGGCGGCTTCAGCGATGTTAAATCAAAAGGTTTTGTAAGTGCGCAACCGGGTACTGCCGAAAGCGCGAAATTTGGCATTGCCGGGGCAATACAACATCCGCAGATCAATTACCAGGCGGTAAATTATTCCAAAGCGCCATGGGCGGCACAACCCGGCCAGGCCATCAGCTACGCTTCCTGCCATGATGATAACACGCTTTTTGATCGTTTAAAGATTGCTAACCCGGATGCTACCGAGGCGCAGCTCATCAAAATGGATCAGTTGGCTAATACGGCGGTGTTAACTGCCCAGGGAGTAGCATTTTTACATTCAGGAGCAGAATTCCTGCGGACTAAAAAAGGGGTAGCTAATTCCTATAATTCGCCGGATAGCATTAACCAGATCGACTGGCACCGCAAGGCGCAGTATAAGCAGGTTTATAATTATTACAAAGGATTGGTCGCGCTGCGTAAAAGTCACCCCGCGTTCCGGATGCCTACCGCGCAGATGATCCAAAAGCATTTAAACTTCGAAAAAACAACTGAAGAGGGTTTGATCGCCTACACCTTAACCGACAATGCAAACGGCGATAAATGGAGAAATATTCTGGTAGTGCTCAACGGTGCTGCTGCTGCAAGGCCCCTAAGTTTGCCGCCAGGTAACTGGACGCTGGTTGCCAATGGTAACCAGGTTAACCTGGCTGGTTTAAGTAAGGCAAAACAAAACATTACGGTGCCTGCTACTACAGCGTATATATTCTATCAACAATAA
- a CDS encoding alpha-amylase, whose translation MKLRLNITLAFLLLSSCLMAQIPALERVEPAFWWVGFKNPKVQLLVHGDKIAGSAVSLNYPGVKLTALHKVENSNYLFLDLTVAAATRPGKFPITFKQAGKKDIVYTYELKQRNKTAQWAQGVTNKDLIYLLMPDRFANGDPSNDVVAGMRETGLHRDSMYSRHGGDIQGLINHLGYLKDLGVTTTWMTPEIENDEPHASYHGYAVTDYYKIDPRYGTSDLYKTYVAKSHEMGMKVIKDLVHNHIGTESWLIQDMPMKSWVHQWPKYTNSNFRDAAVMDPHGAAADKKQMLDGWFDKRMADVNQNNPYVQNYLTQNHIWWVEYAGIDGFRLDTYPYNDAAYMADWAKKVKAEFPHFTIFGETLVWSVANQAYFTQGNTVNRGFDTELPGITDAQIKDAITEALNGKEGWTDGVYRLYNIVAQDFMYQDATRNTIFLDNHDMSRFYSVVNEDFTKFKSGMAMLLTMRGVPQMYYGDEILMKGYSNPDGLVREDFSGGWAGDKKDKFTAAGRDKKENEAFDFVRTLANYRKNTPALQTGKLMQYIPRNGIYTYFRYDGQKTVMIAYNGGDKDAVLDTGFFTERMAGFTSGTNIITHEKIGSLKQLNIPAKTTIIIELSK comes from the coding sequence ATGAAATTGAGATTAAACATTACGCTGGCCTTTTTGCTGCTGTCAAGCTGCTTAATGGCACAAATCCCTGCACTGGAAAGAGTAGAACCAGCCTTTTGGTGGGTTGGATTTAAAAACCCTAAAGTGCAGTTGCTGGTGCACGGCGATAAAATTGCCGGCAGTGCGGTTAGTTTAAACTATCCCGGTGTAAAGCTTACTGCGTTACATAAAGTAGAGAATAGCAACTATCTGTTTTTGGATCTCACTGTTGCTGCGGCAACCCGTCCGGGCAAATTTCCAATCACTTTTAAACAGGCAGGCAAAAAAGATATCGTATACACGTACGAACTTAAACAGCGCAACAAAACCGCGCAATGGGCACAAGGCGTAACCAATAAAGATCTCATCTACCTGTTAATGCCGGATCGTTTCGCCAACGGCGACCCATCTAACGATGTGGTTGCGGGTATGCGCGAAACCGGCTTGCACCGCGATTCGATGTACTCCCGCCATGGAGGCGATATCCAGGGGTTGATCAACCATTTGGGATATTTGAAGGATCTGGGTGTTACAACAACTTGGATGACGCCAGAGATAGAGAACGACGAGCCGCATGCATCTTACCATGGCTATGCCGTAACCGATTATTATAAGATCGATCCACGCTATGGCACCAGTGACCTGTACAAAACCTACGTAGCTAAAAGCCACGAAATGGGGATGAAGGTTATTAAAGATCTGGTGCATAACCATATTGGTACAGAGAGCTGGCTGATACAGGATATGCCGATGAAAAGCTGGGTACACCAGTGGCCAAAATATACCAATTCCAATTTTCGGGATGCGGCCGTAATGGATCCGCACGGCGCTGCTGCTGATAAAAAGCAAATGCTGGATGGCTGGTTTGATAAGCGTATGGCCGATGTAAATCAAAACAATCCCTATGTGCAGAATTACCTCACCCAAAACCATATCTGGTGGGTGGAATATGCCGGTATTGATGGCTTCAGGTTAGATACTTACCCGTACAATGATGCTGCCTACATGGCCGACTGGGCCAAAAAGGTGAAAGCAGAGTTTCCTCACTTTACAATTTTCGGCGAAACACTGGTATGGTCGGTAGCTAATCAGGCTTATTTTACGCAGGGCAATACCGTAAACCGCGGTTTTGATACCGAGCTGCCGGGCATAACCGATGCGCAGATAAAAGATGCCATTACCGAGGCGCTGAACGGCAAAGAAGGCTGGACAGACGGGGTTTACAGGCTTTACAATATCGTAGCCCAGGATTTTATGTACCAGGATGCTACGCGCAATACTATCTTTTTAGATAACCATGATATGAGCCGCTTTTACTCCGTAGTGAACGAAGACTTTACCAAATTTAAATCGGGTATGGCGATGTTGTTGACCATGCGCGGCGTACCGCAGATGTATTATGGCGACGAGATATTGATGAAGGGTTACTCCAACCCCGACGGATTGGTGCGCGAGGATTTCTCCGGCGGCTGGGCAGGTGATAAAAAAGACAAGTTCACCGCAGCGGGCCGCGATAAAAAAGAAAACGAAGCATTTGATTTTGTACGCACTTTAGCTAATTACCGCAAAAACACCCCGGCGCTGCAAACAGGTAAATTAATGCAATACATTCCGCGGAATGGTATTTACACTTACTTCAGGTACGATGGGCAGAAAACGGTGATGATTGCTTATAACGGTGGCGATAAGGATGCGGTTTTAGACACCGGCTTTTTTACCGAACGCATGGCCGGATTTACCAGCGGGACCAACATCATCACGCATGAAAAAATAGGCTCTTTAAAGCAGTTAAACATACCTGCCAAAACCACAATCATTATTGAATTAAGCAAATGA
- a CDS encoding SusC/RagA family protein: MRNNYLKKFMLLFAVLFISQVIFAQTGSITGKVVDENNQSLPGATVLISGTTTAGAADINGVYRITGLKAGTYTLTASFIGYTSQPKTVTVDAGGATVNFTMQSSSKSLNEIVVIGYGTVKKKDLTGSVTTVSSKDFQTGNITSPEQLIAGKVAGVSITSNGGAPGAGSTIRVRGGASLNASNDPLIVVDGVQLSNDNVPGAPNALSLINPNDIETFSVLKDASATAIYGSRASNGVIIITTKKGVTGKPVINFNTQVSVSTLSKEVPVLTGDQLRAYVKANGTAAFQALLGNANTDWQKEIYQTAISNDNNLSVAGGVKNLPYRVSVGYLDQKGILRTGYLNRASASINISPKLFDQHLRIDINVKGSASKARFANQGAIGAAVSFDPTQPVKSGNNNYGGYYEYLDSDPSSATGLKQLAPRNPVGLLEQRYDKSDVKRSIGNAQLDYKFHFLPDLHANVNFGYDASEGKGTIVHPDFAAASYRRYKDANNVLHSGVNNQYRSTILNTTFEAYLNYAKDIKSLNSRVDAIAGYAFYDYKTTNYGFPDLTTDGTVVSVPTFPFDKPENTLLSYYGRLNYTYANKYLLTGTIRRDGSSRFSPLNRYAVFPSGAFAWKIKEESFLKDNKVLSDLKLRVGYGLTGQQDGLSNYAYTPYYSLSSQTASYQFGNTFYQLYRPVAYDPKRKWEQSATTNVGIDYGFLNGRITGSIDAYYKETKDLLAEVTVPAGAGFSNKFVTNVGNMVNKGIEVAISAQVVRSNTVTWDVAFNATYNTNKITKLTFVNDPNATGAPVGGVSGGTGTTIQRNYVGQPRSAFYVYQQVYGTDGKPLDNVYVDRNGDGTINDKDLYLYKQPDPKYIFGFSSNVTYKSFNLAVVMRANLGNYAYNNVFSSTGTRNSVLNPLGYLNNGSTNVLESSLIGANDKNILSDYYVQNASFVKMDNASLGYNFGKVLGGSTQLSLSGNVQNVFTITKYKGVDPEVGGGIDNNIYPRPRTYVLGLNLKF; the protein is encoded by the coding sequence ATGAGAAACAATTACCTTAAAAAGTTTATGCTCCTTTTTGCTGTGCTGTTTATATCACAAGTGATATTTGCACAAACAGGAAGCATTACCGGTAAAGTGGTTGACGAAAATAATCAATCGTTACCCGGGGCAACCGTTTTAATATCAGGCACCACCACGGCCGGTGCGGCAGATATTAATGGCGTTTACAGGATCACCGGCCTTAAAGCCGGTACTTACACATTAACTGCCAGCTTTATCGGCTATACCTCGCAGCCCAAAACGGTTACCGTAGATGCCGGTGGCGCAACGGTAAACTTCACCATGCAATCATCATCCAAATCGCTTAACGAAATTGTGGTGATTGGATACGGTACCGTAAAGAAGAAGGACCTAACCGGTTCTGTTACAACCGTAAGCTCAAAAGATTTCCAAACAGGTAACATTACCTCACCCGAGCAATTAATTGCCGGTAAGGTAGCGGGTGTTTCCATCACTTCAAATGGTGGTGCGCCGGGTGCAGGTAGCACGATCCGCGTTCGTGGCGGGGCATCGCTAAATGCCAGTAACGATCCTTTGATTGTTGTTGATGGAGTGCAGTTGAGCAACGATAACGTACCAGGGGCTCCTAATGCTTTAAGCCTGATCAACCCTAATGATATCGAAACCTTTAGCGTACTAAAAGATGCATCAGCGACAGCGATCTATGGTTCACGGGCATCAAATGGTGTAATTATTATTACCACCAAAAAAGGTGTTACAGGCAAGCCTGTTATTAACTTCAATACACAGGTATCGGTCTCAACCCTATCTAAAGAAGTGCCGGTTTTAACCGGCGATCAGTTAAGAGCTTACGTAAAAGCTAACGGAACAGCTGCTTTCCAGGCATTATTGGGTAACGCCAATACCGACTGGCAAAAGGAAATATACCAAACTGCTATCAGCAATGACAATAATTTGAGCGTTGCCGGTGGAGTAAAAAACTTGCCATACCGTGTTTCTGTTGGTTACCTGGATCAAAAGGGGATTTTGAGAACAGGCTATCTGAACAGGGCATCTGCATCTATTAATATTTCTCCAAAGCTATTTGATCAGCATCTACGCATTGATATCAATGTAAAAGGATCAGCAAGCAAGGCTCGTTTTGCTAATCAGGGCGCTATAGGTGCAGCAGTTAGCTTCGACCCAACGCAACCCGTAAAATCGGGCAACAACAACTACGGCGGTTATTACGAATACCTAGATTCAGACCCATCATCTGCTACCGGTTTAAAGCAATTAGCGCCGCGTAACCCGGTTGGTTTACTGGAGCAGCGTTATGACAAAAGTGATGTGAAAAGAAGCATTGGTAATGCGCAGTTAGATTATAAATTTCATTTCCTGCCGGATTTACATGCCAACGTAAATTTTGGATATGATGCTTCTGAAGGAAAAGGAACAATTGTGCATCCGGATTTTGCTGCTGCCAGCTACAGAAGGTATAAAGATGCCAATAACGTTTTACACAGCGGGGTAAATAACCAATACAGAAGTACTATCCTGAATACAACTTTTGAAGCTTATTTAAACTATGCCAAGGATATTAAATCACTTAACAGCCGTGTAGATGCGATTGCGGGTTACGCATTTTACGACTATAAAACGACCAATTATGGTTTCCCGGACCTAACAACCGATGGTACTGTGGTAAGCGTGCCAACCTTTCCGTTTGATAAACCGGAGAATACACTGTTATCATACTATGGCCGTTTAAATTACACTTACGCTAATAAGTACTTGCTGACAGGTACCATTCGTCGCGACGGATCATCAAGATTCAGTCCGCTTAATCGCTATGCGGTATTCCCTTCCGGTGCATTTGCCTGGAAGATCAAAGAGGAGTCTTTCCTGAAAGACAATAAGGTTTTATCTGATTTAAAATTGCGTGTAGGTTACGGCTTAACCGGCCAGCAGGACGGTTTGTCTAACTACGCTTACACCCCTTATTACAGTTTAAGCTCGCAAACAGCGTCTTACCAGTTTGGTAACACTTTTTACCAACTGTATCGCCCTGTTGCTTATGACCCGAAACGTAAATGGGAGCAGAGTGCCACTACAAACGTAGGTATTGATTACGGTTTCTTAAATGGACGTATCACCGGTAGTATTGATGCTTACTATAAAGAAACAAAAGATTTATTGGCAGAGGTTACCGTACCAGCTGGTGCTGGTTTCTCTAACAAATTTGTAACTAACGTGGGTAATATGGTAAATAAAGGTATCGAGGTAGCGATAAGCGCACAGGTTGTACGCAGCAATACCGTAACCTGGGATGTAGCCTTTAATGCCACTTACAACACTAACAAAATAACCAAACTTACTTTTGTAAATGACCCTAATGCAACAGGTGCCCCGGTTGGCGGTGTATCCGGCGGAACCGGTACTACCATTCAGCGCAATTACGTTGGGCAACCACGTTCGGCATTTTACGTTTACCAGCAGGTATACGGTACTGATGGTAAACCGTTGGATAATGTGTATGTAGACCGTAATGGCGATGGAACCATTAATGACAAGGATCTGTATTTATACAAACAGCCGGATCCTAAATATATTTTTGGATTTTCAAGCAACGTAACTTACAAAAGTTTCAACCTGGCGGTGGTAATGCGTGCCAATTTAGGCAACTACGCTTATAACAACGTATTCTCAAGCACCGGAACGCGTAACAGTGTTCTTAACCCGCTTGGCTACTTAAACAATGGCTCAACCAACGTTTTAGAAAGCAGCCTTATCGGTGCTAACGACAAAAACATATTGTCTGATTATTACGTGCAGAACGCTTCATTCGTAAAAATGGATAATGCGAGCCTCGGTTATAACTTTGGCAAAGTGTTAGGTGGTTCAACTCAATTGAGCTTGAGCGGAAATGTGCAGAACGTGTTTACTATTACCAAATACAAGGGTGTTGATCCTGAAGTAGGTGGTGGCATAGATAATAATATCTACCCGCGGCCGCGTACTTACGTATTGGGTTTAAACCTTAAATTTTAA
- a CDS encoding hydroxymyristoyl-ACP dehydratase, translating into MNNHILNHLPYKSSFRFVDHILFLNENEVRGDYTLKKDSFFYEDHFEGNPVTPGVIITEIMAQIGLVVLGIFLILRDTDVNFEGDDDSVYPLLTSTDVSFYKMVLPGEKVTVVSNKQYFRFGKLKCYVEMLDAEGELIAKGTFAGIIKKISVKK; encoded by the coding sequence ATGAACAATCATATATTAAACCATTTGCCCTATAAATCGTCTTTTCGTTTCGTAGATCACATTTTGTTTTTAAACGAGAACGAAGTTCGGGGCGATTATACCTTAAAAAAGGATTCGTTTTTTTACGAGGACCATTTTGAAGGCAACCCCGTTACGCCGGGCGTTATCATTACTGAAATAATGGCGCAGATTGGCTTGGTTGTGCTGGGGATATTTTTGATCCTCCGTGATACTGACGTGAATTTTGAAGGTGATGACGATTCGGTATACCCTTTGTTAACCTCAACAGATGTATCGTTCTATAAAATGGTGCTGCCGGGAGAAAAAGTAACCGTGGTATCCAATAAACAATATTTCCGTTTTGGTAAGCTGAAATGTTACGTGGAAATGCTGGATGCCGAAGGCGAATTAATTGCAAAAGGAACTTTTGCCGGGATTATAAAAAAGATATCAGTTAAAAAATGA
- a CDS encoding MFS transporter, which produces MTALKEPITNRAAANAHQVVERPKLTFWQIFNMSFGFLGIQFGFALQNGNASRILQSFGADVEHLSLFWLAAPITGMIVQPIIGHYSDRTWNRLGRRKPYFLTGGILSALALLFMPNSAMLMFLPPVMVGAGILMIMDASFNVAMEPFRALIGDNLPDSQRSLGFSIQTFLIGIGAVTGSVLPWAISHFMGTQTAQPGHVQPNVIYSFYVGAAVMIICLLWTVLRTKEYSPAEYAKFHPEEAEEEQKQGLGEIVKDFKRMPMAMRQLGLVQFFSWFALFSMWVFASPAIATHVFHVDLKDTTSVNAAKAGDWVTLMFGVYNGVSAVYALCLPAIARATSRKLAHSFSLIAGGIGLISIFFVQDPNMLIISMIGIGLAWASILAMPYAILSGSIPAKKMGVYMGIFNFFITFPQIVNGFFGGWIVKSLFGGQSIYALVLAGIFMLCAAVSVIYVQDGTDIKYAKN; this is translated from the coding sequence ATGACAGCTTTAAAAGAACCTATCACCAACCGGGCTGCAGCAAATGCACACCAGGTTGTTGAGCGCCCAAAACTAACTTTTTGGCAAATCTTCAATATGAGTTTCGGCTTTTTGGGGATCCAGTTTGGTTTTGCTTTGCAAAATGGTAATGCATCGCGCATACTGCAAAGCTTCGGTGCCGATGTGGAACACCTCTCGTTATTTTGGCTGGCGGCGCCGATAACGGGCATGATCGTGCAACCCATCATCGGCCACTACAGCGACCGTACCTGGAACCGCCTTGGCCGCCGTAAACCGTATTTTTTAACCGGGGGGATACTATCTGCTTTGGCACTGTTATTCATGCCGAATTCGGCTATGCTGATGTTCCTTCCGCCGGTGATGGTGGGTGCAGGTATCCTCATGATCATGGATGCTTCCTTCAACGTAGCGATGGAGCCTTTCCGGGCGCTCATTGGCGATAATTTGCCGGATAGCCAGCGCAGCCTGGGCTTTTCTATCCAGACTTTTTTAATCGGCATAGGTGCGGTAACGGGCTCTGTTTTGCCATGGGCTATCAGTCATTTTATGGGAACCCAAACAGCCCAGCCGGGTCATGTGCAGCCGAACGTTATTTATTCGTTTTACGTTGGCGCAGCCGTGATGATTATTTGCCTGCTGTGGACGGTTTTACGCACCAAAGAATACTCGCCTGCCGAGTACGCCAAATTCCACCCGGAAGAGGCGGAAGAAGAACAAAAGCAAGGCCTGGGCGAGATCGTTAAAGATTTTAAACGCATGCCGATGGCTATGCGCCAATTGGGGTTGGTGCAATTTTTTTCGTGGTTTGCCTTATTCTCTATGTGGGTATTTGCATCGCCGGCAATAGCAACCCACGTATTTCATGTAGATTTAAAAGATACCACATCTGTAAATGCCGCCAAAGCCGGCGATTGGGTTACATTGATGTTTGGTGTATACAACGGCGTATCCGCAGTTTATGCGCTGTGCTTACCGGCCATCGCCCGCGCAACCAGTCGCAAACTGGCGCACTCATTTTCGCTGATTGCCGGGGGTATAGGGCTCATCTCTATCTTTTTTGTGCAGGATCCAAATATGCTCATCATCAGTATGATCGGCATCGGGTTAGCATGGGCCAGTATCCTGGCCATGCCATATGCCATCCTTTCGGGTTCAATCCCGGCTAAAAAGATGGGGGTGTATATGGGGATCTTTAATTTCTTTATCACCTTTCCGCAAATTGTCAACGGTTTTTTTGGTGGCTGGATAGTGAAGAGCCTCTTCGGCGGTCAGTCAATCTATGCGCTGGTACTGGCGGGCATTTTTATGCTTTGTGCAGCGGTATCGGTAATTTATGTGCAGGATGGCACGGATATTAAATACGCCAAAAATTAG
- a CDS encoding beta-ketoacyl-ACP synthase, with translation MSKRVVVTGLGVVSPNGIGVPAFLHAIQNGISGIKFIQQYKELNLSCQLAGMPAFEWESLKNYISEVAFHGLKGTNIGYGLAAALDAWADSGMPYDTDEPHWETGCVFGNSIADTEAMKSVIAKVDNKEARKLGSRVVEQAMNSGVTSYISGRLGLGNKVITNSAACATGTQSILMGYEYIKHGYAQRMLVGSAEHVDTYVYGAFDSMRVLSRKFNDEPEKASRPMSSTAGGFVPGSGAGALVLEDLDFALARNAHIYAEVLGGCSNSGGQKQGGTMTAANPVGVIRSITESLRMAGVTGEQIDLISGHLTATNADRQEIENWCKALNRAGDEFPYTNSMKSMIGHSLSAAGSIETVASILQIVHGFIHPNINLEDPNPEIEKLVSLEKLPVKMIKKEVNIVAKANFGFGDVNSCLILSKYKG, from the coding sequence ATGAGCAAACGTGTTGTAGTTACCGGCTTAGGAGTTGTATCGCCAAATGGAATTGGGGTGCCGGCTTTTTTGCATGCAATACAAAACGGGATATCTGGTATAAAATTTATCCAGCAATATAAAGAGCTGAATTTGAGCTGCCAGTTGGCGGGGATGCCTGCCTTTGAATGGGAGAGTTTAAAAAACTATATTTCTGAAGTGGCATTCCACGGGCTAAAGGGTACCAATATCGGCTATGGTTTAGCCGCCGCGCTGGATGCCTGGGCAGACTCCGGCATGCCGTATGATACCGATGAGCCTCATTGGGAAACCGGCTGCGTATTTGGCAACAGTATTGCCGATACCGAGGCCATGAAAAGCGTTATTGCCAAAGTGGATAATAAAGAAGCGCGTAAGCTGGGCTCCCGGGTGGTGGAGCAGGCCATGAACAGTGGTGTAACTTCTTACATATCCGGCAGGCTTGGTTTGGGTAATAAGGTGATCACCAATTCTGCCGCCTGCGCAACCGGCACGCAATCCATCCTGATGGGTTACGAGTATATTAAGCACGGCTATGCACAGCGGATGCTGGTAGGAAGTGCCGAGCATGTGGATACCTACGTTTATGGTGCTTTTGATAGCATGCGGGTACTATCGCGCAAGTTTAACGATGAGCCCGAAAAAGCATCCAGACCAATGAGCAGTACCGCAGGTGGCTTTGTGCCGGGATCGGGCGCCGGGGCACTAGTTTTGGAAGATCTGGACTTTGCGCTGGCACGTAATGCCCATATTTATGCCGAGGTTTTAGGCGGATGCAGTAATTCTGGTGGGCAAAAGCAGGGAGGTACCATGACGGCCGCCAACCCCGTTGGCGTGATCCGCTCCATCACCGAATCACTGAGAATGGCTGGCGTTACTGGTGAGCAGATCGATCTCATCAGCGGGCACCTCACTGCTACCAATGCCGACAGGCAGGAAATTGAGAATTGGTGTAAAGCGCTTAATAGGGCAGGGGACGAGTTCCCGTACACCAATTCCATGAAATCGATGATAGGGCATTCATTGAGCGCCGCCGGTTCTATAGAAACCGTGGCCTCGATTTTACAGATCGTGCACGGCTTTATTCACCCAAATATCAACCTCGAGGATCCTAACCCCGAAATTGAAAAATTGGTGAGTTTAGAAAAGTTGCCGGTTAAAATGATAAAAAAAGAAGTTAACATTGTAGCAAAAGCAAATTTTGGTTTTGGAGATGTGAACTCCTGTTTAATACTTAGTAAATACAAGGGATAA